The Vicia villosa cultivar HV-30 ecotype Madison, WI linkage group LG1, Vvil1.0, whole genome shotgun sequence genome includes a region encoding these proteins:
- the LOC131630403 gene encoding late embryogenesis abundant protein D-29-like — MVMATRVVLVTFVLLVLFAINCKSSSVGHTPSKEEEGRDFQDVKAKTMETANKAAETGKEGKEAAETWTGWAKEKLTEGLGFKDKDSTTHKASDSASDAAQKTKDYASETAQKSKETAKKASDQAQDAAEKTKNNAWDASKKIRDYATDAAERTKHCTGDATDKTGCYYEDDAAEDTRDFAGETLHKAKEYATDAATKAAQKAKEYVTGAAHKTQEYAGDAAEKTKEYASDATEKTKDAAYKTKDYAGDAAYNTAKNTKDYAGDAAGKTKDAAYKTTDYTAEKAKEYASDSAEKTKDTAQKTKEYAGDAAQKTKEYAGDAAQKTKEYAGDAAQKTKDAAYKTKDYAGDAAQKAKDYAGDAAYKTKDYANDAAEKTEEYANDAAHKTKEASYNTKDYVNDAAAQKTKEASESAKDAAQRTKEASEYATDSAQKTKNKLGGRRGDDEL; from the coding sequence ATGGTGATGGCTACAAGGGTTGTTTTGGTGACATTTGTGTTACTTGTGTTGTTTGCCATTAACTGTAAATCCTCTAGTGTTGGTCACACGCCCTCAAAAGAAGAGGAAGGTCGTGATTTTCAAGATGTGAAAGCCAAGACCATGGAAACTGCCAACAAAGCAGCAGAAACGGGAAAGGAAGGGAAAGAAGCCGCAGAAACATGGACTGGATGGGCCAAAGAGAAACTCACTGAAGGACTTGGCTTCAAAGATAAGGATAGCACCACTCACAAAGCATCTGACTCTGCTTCTGATGCTGCACAAAAAACCAAAGATTATGCAAGTGAAACTGCACAAAAGTCTAAGGAAACTGCTAAGAAAGCCTCTGATCAAGCCCAAGATGCTGCTGAGAAAACCAAAAACAATGCTTGGGATGCTTCTAAAAAGATAAGAGATTATGCCACTGATGCTGCTGAGAGGACCAAACATTGTACCGGTGATGCTACTGACAAAACTGGTTGTTATTATGAAGACGATGCTGCAGAGGATACCAGAGACTTTGCTGGTGAAACTTTGCATAAGGCTAAAGAATATGCTACGGATGCTGCAACAAAAGCTGCACAGAAGGCCAAAGAATATGTCACTGGTGCCGCGCACAAGACTCAAGAGTATGCAGGTGATGCAGCGGAGAAGACTAAAGAGTATGCCAGTGACGCCACAGAGAAAACCAAAGATGCAGCATATAAGACTAAAGATTATGCTGGTGATGCAGCATATAATACTGCAAAGAACACTAAAGACTATGCAGGCGATGCGGCGGGGAAGACAAAAGATGCAGCATACAAGACAACAGACTATACTGCAGAAAAGGCCAAAGAGTATGCAAGTGATTCTGCAGAGAAGACGAAAGATACTGCCCAGAAGACTAAAGAGTATGCTGGTGATGCTGCACAAAAGACTAAAGAGTATGCTGGTGATGCTGCACAGAAAACCAAAGAATATGCTGGTGATGCTGCACAGAAGACCAAAGATGCTGCATATAAGACCAAGGACTATGCTGGTGATGCTGCACAGAAGGCCAAAGATTATGCAGGTGATGCAGCATACAAGACAAAAGACTATGCCAATGATGCTGCAGAAAAGACCGAAGAGTATGCCAATGATGCTGCTCACAAGACCAAAGAGGCTTCATACAATACCAAAGACTACGTCAATGATGCTGCTGCTCAGAAGACCAAAGAGGCTTCTGAATCTGCAAAGGATGCTGCTCAGAGGACCAAAGAGGCTTCTGAATATGCAACTGATAGTGCTCAGAAGACCAAAAATAAATTGGGTGGAAGACGTGGAGATGATGAGCTTTGA